A part of Paenibacillus donghaensis genomic DNA contains:
- a CDS encoding lipopolysaccharide biosynthesis protein, which yields MKIDFLKTLSNEKDKVMVNNIIASFLIKGAALLISFFSLPAYIKYFDNQNVLGVWYTVLSVLTWILSFDFGIGNGLRNNLVAALVRNDKLEIRRYISSAYFIIGAVVVTITLVGSIFFKFINWNSIFNISETLISASTMLFVLKCVFYTIMLQLFFGLISSILYALQKSAINNLITLITSASQFVFILFFKSVDIETNIKMLSVVFLLCVNLPLIVTTIIIFSTSLKGAFPSYKYLNKRIANGILQLGGMFFLNQIMYMLITGTNSLLITKFNVPESVVDYQIYYRLFSLPGMLFMLALTPLWSAITRACEERDVAWINKYFKLLHKFVIILIFLQFIMIPFLQLVINVWLGDNSITVEINKSLIFALFGSVFIYQSVLSTFACGIGEIKLQLFFYSVGVVFKLFFIVIGMSLFNDWIIVVLSDIVILLPYCFFQFIALKRHFSIMKH from the coding sequence ATGAAAATTGATTTTTTGAAAACTCTGTCTAATGAAAAAGATAAAGTTATGGTGAATAATATCATTGCTTCCTTTTTAATAAAAGGAGCAGCACTTTTAATTTCGTTTTTTAGTCTACCCGCATATATTAAATACTTTGATAACCAAAATGTTCTAGGTGTCTGGTATACAGTTTTATCTGTCTTAACTTGGATACTATCTTTTGATTTTGGTATAGGCAATGGTTTGCGAAACAATTTGGTAGCGGCCTTAGTAAGAAATGATAAATTAGAAATTAGGCGTTATATCTCATCCGCTTACTTTATTATCGGCGCTGTAGTTGTGACAATCACCTTGGTGGGATCCATTTTTTTTAAATTTATTAATTGGAATTCAATATTTAACATATCGGAAACCTTGATCTCGGCTTCAACAATGCTATTTGTTTTAAAATGTGTCTTTTATACTATAATGCTTCAACTTTTTTTTGGGTTAATTTCTTCAATTCTCTATGCACTTCAAAAATCTGCAATTAATAATTTAATTACTTTAATAACGAGTGCGTCGCAATTTGTATTTATTTTGTTCTTCAAGTCAGTTGATATAGAAACTAATATCAAAATGTTGTCAGTAGTATTTCTTCTTTGTGTTAATTTACCATTAATAGTTACCACAATAATTATTTTCTCAACAAGCTTAAAAGGTGCATTTCCCAGTTACAAGTATCTAAATAAACGTATCGCTAACGGGATTTTACAGTTAGGAGGAATGTTCTTTTTAAATCAAATTATGTACATGTTAATTACTGGGACTAATTCTCTACTTATTACGAAGTTTAATGTCCCAGAAAGCGTTGTTGATTATCAAATATATTACAGATTATTTTCACTTCCCGGTATGCTTTTTATGCTAGCTCTTACTCCACTATGGTCCGCCATAACTCGAGCATGCGAGGAAAGAGATGTTGCGTGGATTAATAAATACTTTAAATTATTACATAAATTCGTTATTATATTAATTTTTCTTCAGTTTATCATGATTCCATTTTTGCAATTGGTAATAAATGTTTGGTTAGGGGATAATTCAATAACAGTGGAAATTAATAAATCTTTGATTTTTGCCTTATTTGGTAGTGTGTTCATCTATCAGAGTGTTCTTTCCACTTTTGCTTGTGGGATAGGTGAAATTAAATTACAATTATTTTTTTATTCAGTTGGTGTTGTTTTTAAACTCTTTTTTATTGTTATAGGTATGTCATTGTTTAATGATTGGATAATTGTTGTTTTATCTGATATTGTAATTTTGTTACCTTATTGTTTCTTCCAGTTTATTGCGCTAAAAAGACATTTCTCCATCATGAAACATTAA
- a CDS encoding glycosyltransferase family 2 protein: MQDKYIISIIIPTKNRTEYALKTVEQILSISDTDIQLVLQDNSDTNELEEFLKPFLFDSRLKYNYTSEVLSFVDNFSLGVSLADGEYICIIGDDDGINPEIVKVARWASKNDVKAIKPEVQAIYFWPDNGISFRGGNENSGYMSISSISGNVKISKTKSELVKLLNNGCQKYLALDLVKLYHGLVKKSCMEEVKSETGVYFGGLSPDIYSAVALSIVIPEVISIKYPLTISGICKKSGSADSATGKHTGELKDAPHFRGHLEYNWADEVPRFYSVETIWADSSLAAVRDMKKKDLFDEFKLEYLTIYCLIKYNEFSDIIKRHYTNNSRQLYSYQQKKNLILAYLKAPTRDFINRVLNRLTRKRGDFIKLYDIRDIIQAEKAFSNYLTIGGLNVESIITEMELKYNEMKN; this comes from the coding sequence ATGCAAGATAAATATATCATCTCTATAATCATACCGACTAAAAATCGTACTGAATATGCTCTCAAAACTGTAGAGCAAATACTATCTATTTCAGACACGGATATTCAATTGGTACTTCAAGATAATAGCGATACAAATGAACTGGAAGAATTTTTAAAACCATTTTTATTTGATTCAAGGCTTAAATACAATTATACCTCCGAGGTACTTTCTTTTGTTGACAATTTCAGCCTAGGTGTCTCTCTTGCAGATGGTGAGTATATATGTATTATAGGTGATGATGATGGTATCAATCCAGAAATAGTGAAAGTAGCACGTTGGGCTAGTAAAAACGATGTAAAGGCAATAAAGCCGGAAGTACAGGCCATATATTTTTGGCCAGATAATGGAATTTCATTTAGAGGGGGAAATGAAAATAGTGGATATATGTCAATATCAAGTATTAGTGGGAATGTGAAAATTTCAAAGACGAAATCAGAATTGGTTAAATTGCTGAATAATGGATGTCAAAAATACCTAGCACTTGATTTAGTGAAATTATATCATGGTTTGGTGAAAAAAAGTTGTATGGAAGAAGTGAAAAGCGAGACTGGAGTCTATTTTGGAGGGTTATCTCCGGATATTTATAGTGCAGTTGCTTTATCAATAGTTATTCCCGAAGTTATCAGTATTAAATATCCATTAACCATATCAGGAATTTGTAAAAAAAGTGGATCGGCTGATTCAGCTACAGGAAAACATACTGGAGAATTAAAAGATGCACCTCATTTTAGAGGTCATCTCGAGTATAATTGGGCTGATGAAGTACCACGTTTTTATAGTGTTGAAACTATTTGGGCGGATTCGTCGCTTGCTGCAGTAAGAGATATGAAAAAAAAAGATTTATTTGATGAATTCAAATTAGAATATCTTACAATTTATTGTTTAATAAAATATAATGAATTTTCTGATATTATTAAGCGTCACTATACTAATAATAGCCGTCAATTATATAGCTATCAACAAAAGAAAAATTTGATATTGGCATATCTTAAAGCTCCAACTCGGGACTTTATTAATCGGGTGTTAAATAGATTGACAAGAAAAAGAGGGGATTTTATCAAGCTATATGATATTAGAGATATAATACAAGCAGAAAAAGCATTTTCTAATTATTTAACTATAGGAGGGTTGAATGTTGAAAGTATTATCACTGAAATGGAACTTAAATATAATGAAATGAAAAATTGA
- the wecB gene encoding non-hydrolyzing UDP-N-acetylglucosamine 2-epimerase — MRKLKLMTIVGTRPEIIKLSEIIKKCDKYFEHILVHTGQNYDYTLNEVFFEELGLRTPDFYLGVVGENLGQTMGNVLSKSYELMVDQNVDALLVLGDTNSCLSVISAKRLKIPIFHMEAGNRCFDENLPEEINRRIVDHTSDVNLCYTEHARSYLNYEGVPKERTYVVGSPMAEVLESNIDKIKRSKVLQTHELERGKYILLSAHREENIDNENNFIDLMNAINEMAEIYNMPVIYSTHPRSKKFIEQRKMEFHPNVRSLQPFCFSDYNNLQLNAFCVVSDSGTIAEEASFFKFPAVSIRTSTERPEALDKGNIIIGGISTEEVLQSVDMAVKMNADGDLGADVAFYSDRNVSMKVVKIIQSYTEIVNKMVLRKS, encoded by the coding sequence GTGCGTAAATTAAAACTAATGACAATTGTGGGCACACGCCCAGAAATAATAAAATTATCAGAAATAATAAAAAAGTGTGATAAGTATTTCGAACATATTTTGGTTCATACTGGTCAGAACTACGACTATACATTAAACGAGGTGTTCTTTGAGGAGCTCGGACTAAGAACACCTGATTTTTACCTTGGAGTTGTAGGTGAGAACCTAGGTCAAACTATGGGGAATGTACTTTCGAAATCTTATGAGTTAATGGTTGATCAAAATGTAGACGCATTACTAGTTCTTGGAGATACCAATTCATGTCTAAGTGTGATTTCAGCTAAAAGATTAAAGATTCCAATTTTTCATATGGAGGCTGGTAATAGATGCTTTGATGAAAATTTACCAGAAGAAATAAACAGGAGAATTGTGGATCACACCAGTGATGTGAATCTCTGTTATACAGAACATGCTAGAAGTTATTTAAACTATGAAGGAGTACCAAAAGAGAGAACATATGTTGTTGGGTCACCTATGGCTGAGGTATTAGAATCTAATATTGACAAAATTAAAAGGAGCAAAGTATTACAGACACATGAACTCGAGAGAGGTAAATACATCTTGTTATCTGCTCATCGAGAAGAGAATATTGATAATGAGAATAATTTCATAGACCTTATGAATGCAATTAATGAAATGGCTGAAATATATAATATGCCCGTTATTTACAGCACTCACCCAAGAAGTAAGAAGTTCATTGAACAACGTAAAATGGAGTTTCATCCAAATGTTCGAAGTTTGCAGCCCTTTTGTTTTTCTGATTACAATAACCTTCAGCTTAATGCATTCTGTGTAGTATCTGATAGTGGAACGATTGCAGAAGAGGCTTCTTTTTTTAAATTCCCTGCAGTATCGATAAGAACAAGCACAGAACGTCCTGAGGCATTAGATAAGGGGAATATAATTATTGGAGGTATTTCAACGGAAGAAGTACTACAATCTGTTGATATGGCAGTAAAGATGAATGCTGATGGAGATTTGGGAGCTGATGTTGCTTTTTATTCAGATAGAAATGTTAGTATGAAAGTAGTGAAGATTATCCAAAGCTATACTGAAATAGTTAATAAAATGGTTCTGAGAAAATCATAA
- a CDS encoding SDR family oxidoreductase codes for MKILVLGATGMAGHTISIYLKDAGHDVTSFSRKKFEYCNNITGDATDFCFLESIVANGDYDVVINAIGILNEDADNNKPLAVLLNSYLPNYLSYITKDMRTKVIHMSTDCVFSGKIGGYSETSFRDGETFYDRSKALGEINNGKDLTFRNSIIGPDINEKGIGLFNWFMKQKGEINGFTKAMWTGVSTLTLAKAIEKAVEENLTGLYNLVNNISISKFDLLDLFKKYMNEDIELIIPNDVLVIDKSLINNRTDFSFVVPDYENMIIEMRVWIDDHKELYPHYFHEKREGLKCVN; via the coding sequence ATGAAAATCCTGGTGCTTGGGGCAACTGGTATGGCAGGACATACAATTTCGATCTATCTTAAAGATGCTGGACATGATGTGACTTCATTTAGCAGAAAAAAGTTTGAATACTGCAATAATATAACAGGTGATGCAACTGATTTCTGTTTTTTGGAAAGTATCGTAGCAAACGGGGATTATGATGTAGTCATTAATGCAATTGGAATTTTAAATGAAGATGCAGATAATAATAAACCTTTGGCTGTTTTATTAAATAGCTACCTACCGAATTACTTAAGTTATATTACAAAAGATATGAGAACAAAAGTCATTCATATGAGTACAGACTGTGTTTTTTCAGGGAAAATTGGCGGATATTCTGAAACTTCTTTTAGAGATGGTGAAACTTTCTACGATAGATCTAAGGCTTTGGGAGAAATAAATAATGGAAAAGATTTAACTTTTAGAAACTCCATCATTGGTCCAGATATAAATGAAAAAGGTATAGGTCTGTTCAACTGGTTTATGAAGCAAAAAGGAGAAATCAATGGATTTACTAAGGCCATGTGGACAGGTGTTTCGACACTAACTTTAGCGAAAGCTATAGAGAAAGCTGTAGAAGAAAATTTAACTGGTTTGTATAACTTAGTGAATAATATAAGTATCAGTAAATTTGATTTACTTGACTTATTCAAGAAGTACATGAATGAAGATATAGAATTAATTATTCCGAATGATGTTCTAGTGATTGATAAATCTCTTATTAATAATAGAACGGATTTTTCATTCGTAGTACCTGACTACGAAAATATGATTATTGAAATGAGAGTTTGGATTGATGATCATAAAGAGCTTTATCCACATTATTTTCATGAAAAGAGAGAAGGTCTAAAGTGCGTAAATTAA
- a CDS encoding polysaccharide biosynthesis protein — MFKNIKLLITGGTGSFGNAVLDRFLNTDIAEIRIFSRDEKKQDDMRRLYKNDKIKFYIGDVRDLASVKNAMHDVDYIFHAAALKQVPSCEFFPLESVKTNVLGTDNVLTGAIEMGVKKVICLSTDKAAYPINAMGISKAMMEKVFVAKSNTVNPEKTLICGTRYGNVMASRGSVIPLFIEQIKNGQPLTITDPNMTRFLMSLEEAVELVVFAFQNAEAGDIMVQKAPASTIGDLAQSIKELFKVDNEIKIIGTRHGEKLYETLLTKEEHVVAQDLGGFYRVPADKRDLNYDKYFVEGNEQLQQIEDYNSHNTERLGLEEIKEKLLKLDYIQEELKNWSEK; from the coding sequence ATGTTTAAAAATATTAAACTTCTAATTACTGGTGGGACTGGTAGTTTTGGTAATGCCGTGCTTGATCGTTTTCTTAATACGGATATCGCTGAAATTCGTATCTTTTCTAGAGATGAGAAAAAGCAAGATGATATGCGTAGATTATATAAGAACGATAAGATCAAATTCTACATTGGGGATGTACGTGATTTGGCTAGTGTCAAAAATGCAATGCATGATGTGGATTATATTTTTCATGCAGCAGCTCTTAAACAAGTGCCTTCCTGTGAATTTTTTCCTTTAGAATCTGTGAAAACCAATGTTTTGGGGACAGATAATGTGCTGACGGGTGCTATTGAAATGGGTGTCAAAAAGGTCATTTGTCTTTCCACAGACAAAGCAGCTTATCCCATCAACGCTATGGGAATCTCTAAAGCCATGATGGAGAAGGTATTTGTAGCTAAATCAAATACTGTGAATCCAGAAAAAACTTTAATTTGTGGAACTCGATACGGAAATGTGATGGCTTCTAGAGGCTCAGTTATTCCACTTTTCATTGAACAAATTAAAAACGGACAACCGTTAACTATTACTGATCCTAATATGACAAGATTTTTAATGAGTCTTGAGGAAGCGGTAGAACTTGTAGTATTTGCATTCCAAAATGCAGAAGCTGGAGATATCATGGTTCAAAAAGCCCCGGCTTCAACTATAGGTGACTTAGCTCAGTCGATAAAAGAATTATTCAAGGTTGATAACGAAATTAAAATTATTGGTACTCGCCATGGAGAAAAGCTATATGAAACTCTTCTTACAAAAGAAGAACATGTAGTGGCTCAAGATTTAGGGGGGTTTTATAGAGTGCCAGCTGATAAACGTGATCTTAATTATGATAAGTACTTTGTAGAGGGCAACGAACAACTTCAGCAGATCGAAGATTATAATTCTCACAATACCGAAAGGCTTGGCTTGGAAGAAATAAAGGAAAAATTGCTTAAGTTAGATTACATACAGGAAGAATTGAAAAATTGGAGTGAGAAATAG
- a CDS encoding EpsG family protein, giving the protein MHILLIGFILLGGFVINNTVQSKAKEKILAIWTGTLLFIYAALRSVSVGTDIESYSLSYLQLKYISFEEIFMSNTIISRDPFFYFFLKLLTYINSDPQFMLVVISALITICITIFIYKNSVNIILSCTLFVGLRYYSFTLSGLRQALAWGIIMLSYNYIKEKKPVNFILLIILAALFHKSALIFLLAYPLASIKKLEIITISVPFVYLLNVLTNNGVMQLVLKIPFFKQYEDYGGYLLGNSNNSGSTLILIYVSIYVIAFIFRKQVISNNDNIYLMYNLTLLGITITMLSIDYENLFRIGYYFIFPIILLLPLTINSIGDKKMRNILNAFVILLVFGQYILIGPGAGTDNYHFFWEWNY; this is encoded by the coding sequence GTGCACATCTTATTAATTGGATTCATTCTTCTAGGCGGATTTGTTATTAATAATACTGTCCAAAGCAAAGCTAAAGAGAAAATCTTAGCTATATGGACAGGAACGCTTTTATTTATTTATGCAGCTCTACGTTCTGTTAGTGTTGGAACTGATATAGAAAGCTATTCATTAAGCTATTTACAATTAAAGTATATTTCTTTTGAAGAGATTTTTATGTCGAATACTATAATCTCGAGAGACCCATTTTTTTACTTTTTCTTAAAACTTCTAACGTATATTAATTCAGATCCTCAATTTATGTTGGTTGTAATTTCTGCTCTAATTACAATATGTATTACCATATTCATTTATAAAAATTCTGTTAATATCATTTTAAGCTGTACATTATTTGTTGGATTAAGATACTATTCATTTACATTATCGGGTCTTCGCCAAGCATTGGCATGGGGAATAATAATGCTTTCGTATAATTACATCAAAGAAAAGAAGCCAGTCAACTTCATATTATTAATAATTCTGGCTGCGCTATTTCACAAAAGTGCATTGATATTCTTGTTAGCTTATCCATTAGCAAGCATTAAAAAATTAGAAATTATAACAATTTCTGTACCTTTTGTATATTTGTTGAATGTTTTAACAAACAATGGAGTTATGCAACTGGTTTTGAAAATCCCTTTCTTCAAGCAATATGAGGATTATGGCGGCTATTTGTTGGGGAATTCTAACAATTCGGGTTCTACTCTAATACTCATATATGTAAGTATTTATGTCATTGCATTTATTTTCCGGAAACAAGTTATTAGTAATAATGATAACATTTACTTAATGTACAATTTAACACTATTAGGTATAACGATCACGATGCTGTCTATTGATTATGAAAATTTATTTAGAATTGGATACTATTTTATATTTCCTATTATTTTATTACTTCCATTGACTATCAATAGTATAGGTGACAAGAAAATGCGTAATATATTAAACGCATTTGTTATACTATTAGTATTTGGACAATATATTCTTATTGGTCCTGGTGCTGGCACAGATAATTATCACTTTTTTTGGGAATGGAATTATTAA
- a CDS encoding glycosyltransferase yields the protein MKILQVNCVYNRGSTGKIVNDIHKGLQEIEIESIVCYGRGPKTHEPHIYKTSSEGMAKLNALRSRITGLQYNGSAIATHRILNIIKRENPDIVHLHCINGYFVNIYKLIEFLKINNINTVLSLHAEFMHTGSCGHAYECNKWMVGCGECPQLWNATKSYFFDRTSRAWRMMESAFEGFNKLKVVAVSEWLKQRAEKSPIMKDLDFKVIGNGIDTEKTFYPHDFRNLKAKYGLSDERVLLHVTAGFSLDEDDIKGGRYIVKLAEKLKRENIKIIIVGSYNLNLTLPENIINVGRVNNQIELARYYSLADLTVLTSKRETYSMVCAESLSCGTPIVGFKAGAPETISLKSYSAFVDYGDINSLDKTIRDWIHVKSHLTSTAISSLAKQTYSKEKMNLEYIKIYTQLYQNIIKES from the coding sequence ATGAAAATATTACAAGTTAATTGCGTCTATAATAGAGGTAGCACAGGTAAGATCGTCAATGATATCCATAAAGGTTTACAAGAAATTGAGATAGAATCGATTGTTTGCTACGGGCGAGGCCCTAAAACCCATGAGCCTCATATTTATAAAACATCTAGTGAGGGTATGGCTAAACTCAATGCGTTGAGATCCCGTATTACAGGTCTGCAGTACAACGGCTCAGCAATTGCAACGCATAGGATATTAAATATTATAAAAAGAGAAAATCCAGATATCGTACATCTACATTGTATAAATGGTTATTTTGTGAATATATATAAGTTGATTGAATTTTTAAAAATTAATAATATTAACACTGTTTTAAGTTTACATGCTGAGTTCATGCATACGGGTAGTTGTGGCCATGCCTACGAATGTAACAAATGGATGGTTGGATGTGGGGAATGTCCGCAGCTATGGAATGCTACAAAATCGTACTTTTTTGATCGTACTAGTAGAGCGTGGAGAATGATGGAGAGTGCATTCGAAGGATTTAATAAATTGAAAGTTGTAGCGGTATCTGAATGGTTAAAACAAAGAGCAGAGAAGTCTCCAATTATGAAAGATCTTGATTTTAAAGTCATAGGGAATGGAATTGATACTGAAAAAACCTTTTATCCACATGATTTTCGAAATTTGAAAGCGAAATATGGATTATCAGATGAAAGAGTATTACTTCATGTAACAGCTGGATTCAGTTTAGATGAAGATGATATTAAGGGTGGAAGGTATATTGTTAAACTAGCTGAAAAATTAAAAAGAGAAAATATAAAAATAATAATAGTTGGAAGTTATAACTTAAACCTAACCCTTCCCGAAAACATTATAAATGTTGGACGTGTTAATAATCAAATAGAATTGGCTAGATACTATTCTTTGGCTGATTTAACTGTTTTGACAAGTAAACGAGAAACCTATTCAATGGTTTGTGCAGAATCACTCTCATGTGGAACACCTATTGTTGGTTTTAAGGCAGGTGCGCCTGAAACAATTTCATTGAAAAGTTACAGTGCTTTTGTTGACTATGGGGATATCAATTCTCTCGATAAAACTATCAGAGACTGGATACATGTGAAATCTCATTTGACATCCACTGCCATTTCATCATTAGCTAAACAAACGTATTCAAAAGAGAAAATGAACTTAGAATATATAAAGATATACACACAATTATATCAAAATATAATCAAGGAGTCATAA
- a CDS encoding glycosyltransferase family protein, which produces MENKIYPKVLVVSHNAFSTTSNMGKTMAAFFYGWEKENIAQMYFHMEFPDSDICENYFRVTDFEMIDSIIKFKKPGGVLGENEIKLDTSSNNLATGIKSDIYKMGKKKKSYMYSFRNLIWDSGKWKTQEFIDWIDVFNPEVVFYAAGDYMFSMKIAISICEMKNIPLVVFFGDDYYFNNIHKGWMLNMYNKNKFRNEFMNLFSYLSSFIAASDKMLREYNSVFHKAGYAIMTSTEIRAEEISHNKTNEIKISYIGNLGGGRWKSLREISECLKRMGISLNVYSGENRNSILKELNEENGILFHGSIPANKVNDIIKSSTIVIHVESMDNINIERTQYSMSTKIAESLGSGVCIFAYGPKDVSSMEYLIENKAACVVTDKQNLEAKLMEIINCKELRDEYISNALRLAVNRHNFMENSELFYKIITESIREKKGHENENITS; this is translated from the coding sequence GTGGAGAATAAGATATACCCAAAAGTTTTAGTGGTTAGCCATAATGCATTTAGTACAACCTCTAATATGGGGAAGACTATGGCAGCTTTTTTTTATGGATGGGAAAAAGAAAATATTGCGCAAATGTATTTCCACATGGAATTTCCTGATTCAGATATATGTGAGAATTATTTCAGAGTTACTGATTTTGAAATGATTGATTCAATTATAAAATTTAAAAAGCCTGGTGGAGTATTAGGTGAAAATGAAATTAAACTGGATACATCCTCTAATAATCTTGCTACCGGAATTAAGTCTGATATATACAAGATGGGAAAAAAGAAAAAGTCGTATATGTATTCTTTTCGGAATTTAATTTGGGATTCGGGAAAATGGAAAACACAAGAGTTTATAGATTGGATAGATGTTTTCAACCCTGAAGTAGTATTTTATGCTGCAGGAGATTATATGTTTTCTATGAAAATAGCCATTTCAATTTGTGAAATGAAAAATATTCCACTTGTGGTTTTTTTCGGTGATGATTATTATTTTAATAATATTCATAAGGGTTGGATGCTGAACATGTATAATAAAAATAAATTCAGAAATGAATTTATGAATTTATTTTCATACTTAAGCTCTTTTATTGCCGCAAGTGATAAAATGTTGAGAGAATATAATAGTGTCTTTCATAAAGCCGGTTATGCAATTATGACTTCAACAGAAATTAGAGCAGAAGAGATTTCTCACAATAAGACAAATGAGATAAAGATATCTTATATAGGTAACCTGGGAGGAGGTAGATGGAAATCCTTGAGAGAAATAAGTGAGTGTTTGAAGAGGATGGGAATATCATTGAATGTTTATTCTGGAGAGAACAGAAATAGTATCCTAAAAGAATTAAATGAAGAAAATGGAATTTTATTCCACGGATCTATTCCAGCTAATAAAGTCAACGATATCATAAAGTCGAGTACTATTGTTATTCATGTAGAATCAATGGACAATATTAACATAGAAAGAACTCAATACTCGATGTCAACAAAAATTGCCGAGTCTTTAGGAAGTGGTGTATGTATATTCGCTTATGGTCCTAAAGATGTATCTTCAATGGAATATTTAATTGAGAATAAAGCTGCATGTGTTGTTACTGACAAGCAAAATTTAGAAGCGAAATTAATGGAGATTATTAATTGTAAGGAATTAAGAGATGAATATATCAGTAATGCCCTTCGTTTAGCTGTAAACCGTCATAATTTTATGGAAAATTCAGAGTTGTTCTATAAAATTATAACTGAGAGTATAAGAGAAAAAAAGGGGCATGAAAATGAAAATATTACAAGTTAA
- a CDS encoding glycosyltransferase family 2 protein → MNRIVDNNLVSIITPAYNCEKYIEECIESVRKQTYENWELIIINDKSTDLTEKKIIEYCKTDSKIKLLNLETNMGAAAARNYGIKNSSGRFIAFLDSDDAWKSEKLEKQINFMLINNYSFTFTAYEIISEKKSDKVKIFHVPEKIGYREYLGNTIIGCLTVIMDKEILGEIEFETGYLEDVLTWMKYLKQGHFAYGLDINLAEYRVVENSVSSNKLQNATRYYNCLRKRQGLSVMKSVYFQSGYMFNALKKRIL, encoded by the coding sequence ATGAATAGAATAGTAGATAATAACCTTGTTTCGATTATTACACCAGCATATAATTGCGAGAAATATATAGAAGAGTGTATAGAAAGTGTTAGAAAACAAACATATGAAAACTGGGAATTAATAATAATTAATGATAAATCTACTGATCTTACAGAAAAAAAAATTATAGAATACTGTAAAACTGATAGTAAAATCAAACTACTAAATCTAGAAACAAATATGGGAGCCGCAGCTGCTAGGAATTATGGGATTAAAAATTCAAGCGGAAGATTTATTGCTTTTTTGGATTCGGATGATGCTTGGAAAAGTGAAAAACTAGAAAAACAGATAAATTTCATGTTAATTAATAATTATAGTTTTACATTTACTGCTTACGAAATAATAAGTGAAAAGAAGAGCGATAAAGTGAAAATATTTCATGTGCCTGAGAAAATCGGATATAGAGAATATCTGGGGAATACAATTATTGGATGTTTAACTGTGATTATGGATAAAGAAATTTTAGGTGAAATAGAATTTGAAACTGGCTATTTAGAAGATGTTTTAACCTGGATGAAGTATCTAAAACAAGGTCATTTTGCTTATGGCTTGGATATTAATTTAGCTGAGTATAGAGTTGTTGAAAATTCAGTGTCTAGTAATAAACTTCAGAATGCAACTAGATATTACAATTGCTTAAGAAAGAGGCAGGGATTATCTGTCATGAAAAGCGTCTACTTTCAGTCAGGATATATGTTCAATGCTTTGAAAAAAAGAATATTATGA